In Amphiprion ocellaris isolate individual 3 ecotype Okinawa chromosome 3, ASM2253959v1, whole genome shotgun sequence, one genomic interval encodes:
- the fibina gene encoding fin bud initiation factor a yields the protein MMDPVSLLLILVACVPLSPAVYTGPLQPEISNGTFHHFFVPDGDYEETEDPEQCQMLFKFSDVFPCGASEDTDSVVRDDFVITKLQAEDAARLLESIGRTVAHDLDGEDSYGKFLQREISQISEAFSSVDKSLLELEVKFKQSQETELKEEQQLNGYVVKQVSDIRGALRETTDISQGLKDKHELLSLIIRSHGTRLSRLKTEYLNVGS from the coding sequence ATGATGGATCCCGTCTCACTGCTGCTCATCTTAGTCGCATGTGTGCCGCTGAGCCCGGCGGTCTACACCGGGCCCCTGCAGCCGGAGATCTCCAACGGAACCTTCCATCACTTCTTCGTCCCGGACGGAGACTATGAGGAGACGGAGGACCCGGAGCAGTGCCAGATGCTGTTCAAGTTCTCGGACGTGTTTCCCTGTGGAGCCTCCGAGGACACCGACTCGGTGGTGCGCGACGACTTCGTCATCACCAAGCTGCAGGCGGAGGACGCGGCGCGCCTGTTGGAGAGCATCGGCCGGACCGTTGCGCACGACCTGGACGGAGAGGACAGCTACGGGAAGTTCCTCCAGCGGGAGATCAGCCAGATCAGCGAGGCCTTCTCCAGCGTGGACAAGTCGCTGCTGGAGCTGGAGGTGAAGTTTAAGCAGAGTCAGGAAACGGAGCTgaaagaggagcagcagctgaacGGCTACGTAGTGAAACAAGTGAGCGACATCAGGGGCGCGCTGAGGGAAACCACCGACATCTCCCAGGGACTGAAGGACAAACACGAGCTGCTGTCCCTCATCATCCGCAGTCATGGGACCAGACTGAGCCGCCTGAAGACTGAGTATCTCAACGTGGGCTCTTAG
- the LOC129347260 gene encoding transmembrane protein 178B-like yields the protein MAAMRTLTVAGLFLAFCALGLIAVAISTDNWYETDARRHRQRCKNYSNKRNDPGYIYISNNNLPLRMLPKERSAERRGSGVGGGMLLRAKRHFLDPAPAMESLCSRQYNSTVTGLWRKCHREGFDLETEDLIFKGLVPRCTPIKYYYSSSALPRNLPINLTKTIRQDEWHALHLQRMTASFIGMAISIILFGWIIGVLGCCQEHDLMQYVAGLLFLMGGTCCIISLCTCVAGINFELSRYPRYMFGIPEDISHGYGWSMFCAWGGLGLTLLAGFLCTLAPSLYPPQTPVVHKPRQENGCV from the exons ATGGCTGCTATGAGGACTTTAACCGTGGCGGGTCTGTTTTTGGCGTTTTGCGCGTTGGGACTGATAGCGGTGGCGATCAGCACTGACAACTGGTACGAGACCGACGCCAGGAGGCACCGGCAGCGCTGCAAGAATTACTCAAACAAAAGAAACGACCCCGGCTACATCTACATCTCCAACAACAACCTGCCGCTCCGCATGCTGCCCAAAGAGCGGAGCGCGGAGCGGAGAGGCTCCGGCGTCGGTGGCGGGATGCTGCTGCGGGCTAAGCGGCACTTCTTGGATCCTGCCCCGGCCATGGAGTCCCTCTGCAGTCGGCAGTACAACTCCACCGTCACCGGACTGTGGAGAAAGTGCCACCGGGAGGGATTTGACTTGGAGACGGAGGATTTGATCTTTAAAG GATTGGTTCCGCGCTGCACACCAATAAAATACTACTACTCCTCATCAGCGCTCCCCAGAAACCTGCCTATCAATTTGACCAAGACAATAAGGCAGGATGAGTGGCACGCACTCC ACCTGCAGAGGATGACTGCCAGCTTCATAGGCATGGCCATATCTATCATCCTGTTCGGCTGGATCATTGGAGTGCTGGGCTGCTGTCAGGAGCATGATCTGATGCAGTATGTCGCCGGACTTCTCTTCCTCATGGGAG GGACATGCTGCATAATCTCCCTCTGCACATGTGTGGCTGGGATCAACTTTGAACTGTCCCGCTATCCTCGCTACATGTTCGGGATACCGGAGGACATCAGCCACGGCTACGGCTGGTCCATGTTCTGTGCGTGGGGTGGGCTGGGCCTCACGCTGCTGGCTGGCTTCCTGTGCACACTGGCCCCCTCCCTGTACCCACCACAGACCCCGGTGGTGCACAAGCCCAGACAGGAGAACGGCTGTGTGTGA